One genomic segment of Mycolicibacterium gilvum includes these proteins:
- a CDS encoding sulfotransferase family protein has protein sequence MDLESSSVRPETPPRPVALFVLGFGRSGTSALARVLSLCGAALPPNLLGATAENSRGFWEPRAAIHLNEVILRSRGMSAYDLALRPGAQPASGHGDDAALDRIRDFFATLPSAPVVVIKEPKITALIDLWFDGARRAGFDVAAVVAMRHPEEASASIGKRASRQNYVRPSPELSSAWWLKYTLLAERDTRDVPRVIVDFANLLDDWRREMKRISSALQIDLDPQDDAAIDEFLTPTLRHHRHCGSVSEPFGTDWVNAVHTELTAAACDDPWDPGVLDRVFDAYQVCERGFRTALEDSQRYRNLNRLMVPALVKVGLEVLALAHLRRGTWA, from the coding sequence ATGGACCTGGAGAGTTCGAGCGTCCGACCCGAGACGCCGCCACGCCCCGTAGCACTGTTCGTCCTGGGATTCGGGCGGTCCGGGACATCGGCGCTGGCGCGGGTCCTGTCGCTGTGCGGCGCAGCGCTGCCGCCGAATCTCCTCGGCGCCACGGCCGAGAACTCACGCGGATTCTGGGAACCACGCGCCGCGATCCACCTGAACGAGGTGATCCTGCGCAGCAGGGGAATGTCGGCCTACGACCTGGCCCTGCGCCCCGGTGCGCAGCCGGCGTCGGGCCACGGAGACGACGCCGCGTTGGACAGGATCCGGGATTTCTTCGCCACGCTGCCCTCCGCGCCAGTGGTCGTGATCAAGGAACCGAAGATCACCGCGTTGATCGACCTCTGGTTCGACGGTGCGCGGCGAGCGGGATTCGACGTGGCTGCGGTGGTCGCGATGCGCCACCCGGAAGAGGCATCGGCCTCGATCGGCAAGCGCGCGAGTCGGCAGAATTACGTGCGGCCGTCGCCGGAGCTCAGCAGCGCCTGGTGGCTGAAGTACACGCTGCTGGCCGAAAGGGACACCCGCGACGTGCCCAGGGTGATCGTCGACTTCGCCAATCTGCTCGATGACTGGCGCCGCGAGATGAAGCGGATCAGCTCGGCTCTGCAGATCGATCTGGACCCGCAGGACGACGCCGCGATCGACGAATTCCTCACCCCGACTCTGCGTCATCATCGACATTGCGGATCCGTCAGCGAGCCGTTCGGCACCGACTGGGTGAATGCGGTGCACACCGAGCTCACCGCCGCGGCCTGTGACGATCCCTGGGATCCCGGCGTCCTCGATCGCGTCTTCGACGCATATCAGGTGTGCGAGCGGGGTTTTCGCACCGCCCTCGAGGATTCGCAGCGCTACCGCAACCTGAATCGGCTCATGGTGCCGGCGCTGGTCAAGGTGGGCCTTGAGGTCCTGGCGCTGGCCCACCTGCGTCGCGGCACCTGGGCCTAG